The genomic interval tattcttcgATTATTATTGAATTTCGTTGGACTCCGTGGTTTGCACACCCTACCCGCAAGCTCGGGCAAAGGGAACGAAGAATAAGAAGGCGACAAAGGAACCCGAAGATTGGGCCCATGGACAAGACCCGATGAGCCATTTTGACCCGAAGTCTTTGAGCCAAAGCCACCACGCTTCCTTGCCGttgccaaattatttttaaatttaaattgtcaGCCTCAGCCATCAAATCAAATCACCTCTTTTGGCGCGTCTTCTAGAAGGAGGGTCTCCCGCCCGGCTGTGCCGTTGCTCGTGCCGTCGTGCGTACGTCCCCCCGTCGGCTCAAGGACGTCTAGAAGCCCAACCGGCCACGTGTTCGCATCGCGACGGCTGAAACAGTCCTTGTCATGGACCGCAGCAACACCGGATCACCATCGATTGCTTTCGTATCCtcgatttttattttcatttggaAAGCCGGCCTTCTAGAAGAGGTGAATTGTGCAAAATTTCGAGTTCATCGAAATAATTGAacgaattaattaaaattgtgaaTTGTTTCGATTTTTAATAATGTTCCGCCTGATTCGATTTTAATCTTTACaaaaagtttaattattttaatttggtttgatttttgtaaagtttaattatttatttttatttagtttagtcggtcagttttatttttttaatttatttagtttttaaatttaattaatttataaaattttaattttttcgatTTAAGTATCTTAATCGATTTGATAATCCAACGGACCGCTGGCCCATCTTAGAAACAAGATCACATAATTAGTAGTTACTGTAGAGAAGTGATCGGAGAGGACAGGACGAAGggaaatatgtaaataaagCGGAAACTCCCTTTTGCTTTCGCTTATAAAGTCCCTCCTCGCCCGACCCTTTCTCCGCCATTCGCTCCTCACCAATTGAAAcgccctttctctctctctctctctctctctctctctctttgtcacTCCCCGCATTAGAGCAGAGACAGCTCTCAGCAACCTCTCTCGGTCCTTCTGTTTTGCTGATTACAGTACGTATCATTGTTATATACGTTCACGTTCCTCTTCTCGTGTCCCGCTTTGTTCCATGAATTTGTATGTATAGCTTCTCCTAGTTTGTTGTCTAGCATAAATGATAGAACTTCACTCCTTACTAGTGAAACGGCATAGATCGGATTGATGGAATGAAACAATCTGATTTTCGAAAGAAAAATGGATATTCCGTGTGTTCAGAGCGATTTACTTTTCAGGAAGCTTGATGCGGACTTCAGATTTTATGAATCGTTTTGATTGGTTTTCTTCTAAGCTGCTCTTGATTTTGTTCATTTATTAGGGGTTTGGAGATCAAGAGCCTTGAGTTTATTTAGCCTTAGTCCATTCGATGAACATCGCCCTAAACCCGTGCAAAGCATTTTgtctttttcccttttcattTGGAGGTTTTATTAGGGATTCCGTCCGCCTTCCCGGAACTTTCTGTTTGCCTTTTGGGAAAATTTGGAAATAACTCACGGGGTTAGAGCAAAAGAATTCGACAAAAACTGCTAAAACTGTGTCCTTTTTTGTTATTCATCTGTTATTTTCATTGATAAATGACCTTCCCATCTCTGGTTGGATTAGATCCGTGGCATGAGCAGCTTTTATTAACCCTACTTTTCCTGGAGATATTTAGTTGATTGCCAGGTCCACATTGAGTACCCCTTTTTTCGTTTTGTTTCTTTCCTCCATAAAATAGTCACTTTATCTGGacgccttttttttttttttgccaaaaccCTAAACATAATTTTGTTGGATCTATTGCAAACCAGAAGCAGATCATGGATTTCTTGTCAGATTTATTGTTCCTTCAATTTAAATTCGTAGTTTTGATGACAATATATTCACAAGACGACGTTCTAACATAAGTTCTTGGTGGCGGGTCCAAAGATTTTGTGTTGTCTCTACAGTAGCACACGTGAACTAGATGCATAGAAGCTGCTGGGTCTTTGTTTTATGTTGTTTGCCCAATGAATTAGcagtttctttcatttttaattttagctgtCATGATTGATAACAATACAGATGATCGAAACCATTCAAATTATGACTATAAACATGGAAATGAGGTACTGTTAATAATCTAGAACTTGTTTCTCATTAGTGAGAGACAGATTTTAAGTTGCTCAATCCTATTTaacatatgtgtatatatatatattttatttaaaaagggTAATTTTCCACTCGATGGATGTCACACTTATCTAATACTTTAGAGGGTCAGTAGCTGGGGCTTTGCTTGGAAGCTTCACACTGTGATCATCTTGTCTGTTGTGCCATGTGCTCGGCCCAGTTTACcgtaataaaattaatattctgtagTTGCCAGGAACAATCTTATCGGTTCGGTGTCTGGCTATTCAAGATGACATTACTGTGATTGTTTATTAGTTGTTACCATCAGATAAAGGGTTCATTTGAATGCTTATATGTAACTAAGTTTAACATTGGTTGTGGGGCTAACATGGATAAAGCTTTATCTGGGGTCAGGGCTTCATGTACCATATGCTGTTGTACCTGCTGTATTATCTTGTTTGTCTGATTAAAGTTACAGAATTGAATTATGTGGGTCCGGCTAATTATGCGGGTCTCCTTATCCATCATATAATCCAGAAGATTATCTTCTGGCCCTTTATCCGTGAATCAAGCATAACAAATGCTTTTGGATTTGGAATTTTAGGAATTGTTGACACATTTCATGACCAGTAATCATATATGAACAGAGAGAATAACGTGTCTTTTTGAGATGCTCTCTTTCCAGTATTGTTATCTTGTCTCTAAATCCTTCGCATTTTCATGTTTCCTCCAAGGTAGATAGTTGAGAAAAGATCGTTTACAAGGGTTATTCTCTATAGAATGAGTTGTCCCTTCAGTTTCATCTTATTCAATTCTCACGGTTATGTTAAGAAATCCCAATGCTGAATCTGTTAATTCCTGTTTGTCTCTCAATAGGGTTGGAGCATAGCTAGGTTCAAGTTGTGGAACAAAGACCATGGCCTGTGAGGATTACTTTGCCAATGAGTGGAAATCCATCCCAACGGCAGCAAGAGAGTCTGAAAATCTTTCAGGAGGCTTCGACTGCAATATCTGCTTGGATTTTGCATGTGACCCAGTAGTTACTCTCTGTGGCCACCTTTACTGTTGGCCCTGCCTCTACAAGTGGCTCCATTCCCAGAGCACTTGCCTCTCTTCGGATCAGCAGCCAAAATGCCCAGTCTGCAAAGCCGATATATCTCACACCATGGTTGTCCCACTCTATGGCCGCGGCCATAGCCCAAATCAAGCAGAGCTGGAAGACAAGGCACCATCTCTTGGTGTGGCTATACCCCCAAGGCCGCCAGCTTGTGGCACCCAAGCCCCCCGGATGAGTGCATCTCAATGTGTTCAGCAGCTTAGATATCGCAATCCTTATCAGAACCAACAATATCCCACTCAACCATATGGCAGTCACATGGAAGACACTTCGCCGCCGCCACTATTTAGTCCAAGTGGCAGTACAGCTTCTGTCGGAATGTTTGGAGAGATGGTTTATGCCAGGGTGTTTGGGAACTCGGAGAGCTTATATGCATATCCCAATTCATATCACCTTTCGGGCAGTAGCAGCCCCAGGCTGCGAAGGCAGGAGATGCAGGCGGACAAGTCCCTCAACAGAATTTCAATTTTCCTCTTCTGTTGCGTTCTTCTGTGTCTTCTCCTTTTTTGATCCCAGAGATTAGGCTTCGTCAGCCCCTTTCCTGTACATAGCCATTAAAAGCTTAGGATCCGATCGATGGATCGAAAGATGGGTTGCTGTATGTCTAAAAGTTTGTTTGAAGTCACGGCTAAttcctctctgtctctctctctcctcccctcCCCTATATATAGAGAGATGGAAATTTACAGTTACTTCCTCTTGAGTGTTCTTTGAATAAATGTTTACGGGATGCGCACAATATTTTAAAGTAAGCACAGCTTAGTGAAGTTCAAATCTTGACAATAGAAGTCACCATAGCCTCTAATCGGGCTAACCTTTtggtttatatgttttttcattctcttcttGGTACCTAACCTTTTGGGGTTTATATGttttttcattctcttcttGGTACCTAGGTTGAGATGAATTGCTGATATGCTAAATGCAAATGAACAACCTAAACCATTATGTTTTTAATACACCCACCCCAGTTATGGTTGTTTCTCTTTAAACCACAATAAATTGAAACAAACCACTAACTTCTATATATCAACTCTTGGTTAGCTAGGCATATTTAATTTGCTTGAAAGATGTTGGTGGTGCATTACCACCGGGCTTTGGCTTCCAGCAAAGCAGCGAAAGGTTTTGAAAAAAGAGTCTCAAAACAGTAACAGTAGGCTTCTTTGCAAAACAATTGCTTTAGCGGTAGATGAGTTAAGATGCCATAGATCAGGCATGAGATGAGGCTATGTCCTTTTCATGCTTTTGCTAATATATCACAACAGAATCAGATGGGAATCCTTCTCCTTTGCCATGTTTCTCCAAGTGTGAAGCCATGATATGAAGATTGAAGAAGTAACAACCATTAAAAAACACTGAAGGCTTGCAGGTAATGACCATATCAACCATCTCTCAAGACTATTTATTCCACTTGCCAATTAATTTCCTATGCTGTTTTAATGCATCCCAAGTTGCCAAACTCAGgccctattttattttattttttgcttcaaTATGGTAAGGTTTCTTCTCCTGACAAAAGGGTGGTTGAGATGTCCTAATCTTGCAAACCAAGAAGACATGTGCCCGTCTCTTTTTAAGTCATCCTAACGCTCTGCTGACAAAGGTTTTTTAATTCAATGCTTATCTCTATTGTTATAGGTACAGTAGTCACTATACTCACAACCTTTATGTTTTTTcccataaaaaagaaaagaaaagtaaagcCAGCATTTATCTATTGCAACTGGGTCACACGGTAATGGTAATACCTAATCTTGGAacacttttattttgttggataatttataaaaattagataaataaagttGAACAATCAACAGCCCCATTAATTTGGAACCAGCATCAAGAATTAATTACCCGTGATCATGTGAGCCAAAATATCATCAATCCAAGTCTCAAAAGAGAATTATGAAAAGCCAAGGAACCGGTCGGCACCTGATAAGGTGATGTTTGGTTTGATTAGCAATGCATCTGTCTTTAGCATTTCTTTGGTAATCCATTAACATCCCCATTAATTGATATAGAGTGTATGCAAGAAAACAAACAACTTTCCAAGTGTCTGTATATTGATACTCTCCACCATCCAAGCATAGGAAGCATGAATTAGTGCTTTTTGAAAGCATTGTTTAGTTCATGATGGCCATTGGACCACAAAGGTAGGTGGTAGGTACAACCAACCCTACTTTTCAGGACACTTCCGATACCATGTTTTAAAATCTGATCACTCATGTGGGTATGTGAATTTGTTTAGGATACGAGTCGATAAGGAATCAAAATCCTCTTGATGAAAGATAGATTATGCTATTCTTGAAAAGTGTTCGTTCTGATCTAAGCATGGTGTACCGGGAATGAAAAAACACATTACCCATGTGGTGGGGCAAGGCAATGTACAATTGATACAAGG from Diospyros lotus cultivar Yz01 chromosome 8, ASM1463336v1, whole genome shotgun sequence carries:
- the LOC127808384 gene encoding E3 ubiquitin-protein ligase RMA1H1-like, producing the protein MACEDYFANEWKSIPTAARESENLSGGFDCNICLDFACDPVVTLCGHLYCWPCLYKWLHSQSTCLSSDQQPKCPVCKADISHTMVVPLYGRGHSPNQAELEDKAPSLGVAIPPRPPACGTQAPRMSASQCVQQLRYRNPYQNQQYPTQPYGSHMEDTSPPPLFSPSGSTASVGMFGEMVYARVFGNSESLYAYPNSYHLSGSSSPRLRRQEMQADKSLNRISIFLFCCVLLCLLLF